The nucleotide window CCCATTGGATGATCGAAGCCAAATTCTTCCTCTGCTTGACTTAGCAAGTCTTGAAATGAAGGTTGGCTCAAGTATGATAGTGGTATCACAAATCTCTTCTTCTGCTTCTCCCCAACATAAACAGCAAAATGTCCCTTGGGAACTTCTAGGGATGTCGAGGACTTCTTGATTATACGAGGTGCACGAATAGCCatgatctttaatttaagatgaGCAAAGTATGAAGAGAAAGAATACTTTAAGATACTGAAAGAACAGAAAAGCTTTAAGTAGTATTCTTTGTTTTGTGGAGAGTTGTGGTGGTGACAACTTCTCAAAACAAGTTTATATAAGCAAATGGCAAGTCATAAAATCTCATTATTTGTGGTGAAGAGAATGACATCTCAATAACCACATGGTTCTGTCTTCCAACTAATTGACAAGATTAATTACTTTAGCTCATATAAGTTCAACAACAATAGGTCCTACC belongs to Solanum stenotomum isolate F172 chromosome 1, ASM1918654v1, whole genome shotgun sequence and includes:
- the LOC125868665 gene encoding auxin-responsive protein SAUR21-like, whose product is MAIRAPRIIKKSSTSLEVPKGHFAVYVGEKQKKRFVIPLSYLSQPSFQDLLSQAEEEFGFDHPMGGVTIPCPEDIFIAITSQLRI